A single window of Streptomyces griseoviridis DNA harbors:
- a CDS encoding TetR/AcrR family transcriptional regulator, translated as MGAVKTKRMPRAVREQQMLDAAVRTFGQRGYMAASMDEIAELAGVSKPLVYLYLTSKEHLFTACIRREAEALVEAVRAGVRRELPADRQLWEGLGAFFTHTSRNPDGWAVLHLQARTHGEPFAAVVTAMREEIVVFVTQLIVDAAREAHRDPHLPEREVAGLAEALVGAAESLAAWANATPGITARQAAATLMNFAWAGLGDLMDGRPWSPPEPDHDGTGGTLPGGTSAESSPTT; from the coding sequence ATGGGTGCCGTGAAGACCAAACGGATGCCGCGGGCGGTCCGTGAGCAGCAGATGCTGGACGCCGCCGTGCGGACCTTCGGTCAACGCGGCTACATGGCCGCGTCGATGGACGAGATAGCCGAACTCGCGGGCGTCTCCAAGCCGTTGGTGTACCTGTACCTGACCTCGAAGGAACACCTCTTCACCGCGTGCATCCGGCGGGAGGCCGAGGCGCTGGTCGAAGCGGTGCGGGCCGGGGTGCGGCGGGAGCTGCCCGCCGACCGCCAACTGTGGGAAGGGCTCGGGGCGTTCTTCACGCACACCTCCCGCAACCCGGACGGCTGGGCGGTGCTGCACCTCCAGGCGCGGACGCACGGTGAGCCGTTCGCTGCGGTGGTCACGGCGATGCGCGAGGAGATCGTCGTCTTCGTGACGCAGTTGATCGTGGACGCGGCCCGGGAGGCACACCGGGACCCGCACCTTCCCGAGCGTGAGGTCGCCGGGCTCGCGGAGGCCCTGGTGGGGGCGGCCGAGTCGCTCGCCGCGTGGGCGAACGCCACCCCCGGGATCACGGCCAGGCAGGCGGCGGCCACCCTCATGAACTTCGCGTGGGCGGGCCTCGGCGACCTGATGGACGGCCGCCCCTGGTCACCGCCCGAGCCGGATCACGACGGGACGGGCGGGACCTTGCCCGGCGGGACCAGTGCGGAGAGCTCGCCGACGACGTGA
- a CDS encoding DUF4229 domain-containing protein, whose protein sequence is MLRYTLMRLGIFVGCLVVVWGLVYSEVVPRGLGASNGMWVVLLALVLSAPISFVVLRKERDRASVKIVERVDRAKANLDANRSQEDDVDDSVRAHQDAAPAQGQTAS, encoded by the coding sequence ATGCTCCGCTACACGCTGATGCGCCTCGGGATCTTCGTGGGCTGCCTCGTGGTCGTCTGGGGCCTCGTCTACTCCGAGGTCGTCCCGCGCGGTCTCGGCGCCTCGAACGGCATGTGGGTCGTGCTGCTCGCCCTGGTGCTCTCCGCGCCGATCAGCTTCGTCGTGCTGCGCAAGGAGCGCGACCGCGCCTCGGTGAAGATCGTCGAGCGGGTGGACCGCGCCAAGGCCAACCTGGACGCCAACCGCAGCCAGGAGGACGACGTGGACGACTCGGTGCGCGCGCACCAGGACGCGGCTCCCGCGCAGGGGCAGACGGCGTCCTGA
- a CDS encoding GNAT family N-acetyltransferase, with translation MALTFELDPAVSRDLRDQVLTLWADVSNAGGSVGFVPPVGADDIRPELVRHLIAMAEGRTRLLVGRDGTGEVVATAFLTLNTHRLMRHWLWLYTVMVHPRHQGKGYGRELLAAAADAARGIDGIEAVRLTCRGGLGLERFYASCGYKEVGRIPDAIRVAPGDDRDDIVMLLPLG, from the coding sequence GTGGCGTTGACGTTCGAACTGGACCCGGCGGTCTCCCGCGACCTCCGGGACCAGGTGCTCACCCTCTGGGCCGACGTGTCCAACGCGGGCGGCTCGGTCGGCTTCGTGCCGCCGGTCGGCGCCGACGACATCAGGCCCGAGCTGGTCAGACACCTGATCGCCATGGCGGAGGGCAGGACCCGGCTGCTGGTCGGCAGGGACGGGACAGGCGAGGTCGTCGCGACCGCGTTCCTCACGCTCAACACGCACCGGCTGATGCGGCACTGGCTCTGGCTGTACACCGTCATGGTGCACCCGCGCCATCAGGGCAAGGGGTACGGCCGCGAGCTGCTGGCGGCCGCGGCCGACGCGGCCCGCGGGATCGACGGCATCGAGGCGGTCAGGCTCACCTGCCGGGGCGGCCTCGGACTCGAGCGGTTCTACGCGTCGTGCGGCTACAAGGAGGTCGGCCGGATCCCGGACGCGATCAGGGTGGCGCCGGGCGACGACCGCGACGACATCGTCATGCTGCTGCCGCTGGGCTGA
- the mqnE gene encoding aminofutalosine synthase MqnE yields the protein MDVGLKRELEEKVRSGERLTREDGIALYESDDLAWLGGLAHEVRTRKNGDVVHFNVNRHLNMTNVCTASCAYCSFQRKPGEKDAYTMRIEEAVKLATAMEGENLTELHIVNGLHPNLPWRYYPRSLRELKAALPNVSLKAFTATEIHHFETISKLSASEILDELIDAGLESLTGGGAEIFDWEVRQHIVDHRTHWEDWSRIHRLAHEKGLKTPCTMLYGHIEEPRHRVDHVLRLRELQDETGGFQVFIPLRYQHDFVDMKDGKVRNRLQARTQMATGAEALKTFAVSRLLFDNVPHVKVFWVMHGVQTAQLALQHGADDMDGSVVEYKITHDADNYGTPNKLTREDLLDLIRDAGFRPVERNTRYEIIREYEGPDPARRDAPQPMRV from the coding sequence ATGGACGTCGGGCTCAAGCGCGAGCTGGAGGAGAAGGTCCGCTCCGGTGAACGGCTGACCCGTGAGGACGGCATCGCCCTCTACGAGTCCGACGACCTGGCGTGGCTCGGCGGGCTCGCGCACGAGGTGCGCACCCGCAAGAACGGCGACGTGGTCCACTTCAACGTCAACCGGCACCTGAACATGACCAACGTGTGCACGGCGTCCTGCGCCTACTGCTCGTTCCAGCGCAAGCCGGGCGAGAAGGACGCGTACACGATGCGCATCGAGGAGGCCGTGAAGCTCGCCACCGCGATGGAGGGCGAGAACCTCACCGAGCTGCACATCGTCAACGGCCTGCACCCGAACCTGCCGTGGCGCTACTACCCGCGGTCGCTGCGCGAGCTGAAGGCGGCCCTGCCGAACGTCTCCCTCAAGGCGTTCACGGCCACCGAGATCCACCACTTCGAGACGATCTCGAAGCTCTCCGCCTCGGAGATCCTCGACGAGCTGATCGACGCCGGTCTCGAATCCCTGACCGGCGGCGGCGCGGAGATCTTCGACTGGGAGGTCCGCCAGCACATCGTGGACCACCGCACCCACTGGGAGGACTGGTCGCGGATCCACCGGCTGGCGCACGAGAAGGGTCTGAAGACCCCGTGCACCATGCTGTACGGGCACATCGAGGAGCCCAGGCACCGGGTGGACCACGTGCTGCGGCTGCGTGAGCTGCAGGACGAGACCGGCGGCTTCCAGGTCTTCATCCCGCTGCGCTACCAGCACGACTTCGTGGACATGAAGGACGGCAAGGTCCGCAACCGGCTCCAGGCCCGCACCCAGATGGCGACCGGCGCCGAGGCGCTGAAGACGTTCGCCGTCTCCCGGCTGCTGTTCGACAACGTCCCGCACGTCAAGGTCTTCTGGGTGATGCACGGCGTCCAGACCGCGCAGCTTGCCCTCCAGCACGGCGCGGACGACATGGACGGCTCGGTCGTCGAGTACAAGATCACGCATGACGCGGACAACTACGGCACCCCGAACAAGCTGACCCGCGAGGACCTCCTCGACCTGATCAGGGACGCCGGTTTCCGCCCGGTGGAGCGCAACACCCGCTACGAGATCATCCGCGAGTACGAGGGCCCCGACCCGGCCCGTCGTGACGCGCCGCAGCCGATGCGGGTGTGA
- a CDS encoding Lrp/AsnC family transcriptional regulator has product MDAVDRQLIQALRENGRASYAELGRLVGLSGPSVTDRINRLEAAGVITGYRATVDSASLGLGVIALIGISLSDAADHEDVARRLKDLPEIEDCWFIAGDDSFMLKVRSTDVDGLERTIRRLSGTKGVSRTRTTVVLSTKWENRVGELPEEV; this is encoded by the coding sequence ATGGACGCGGTGGACAGGCAGCTCATCCAGGCCCTGAGAGAGAACGGCCGGGCCTCGTACGCGGAGCTCGGGCGTCTCGTCGGCCTGTCGGGACCGAGCGTCACCGACCGCATCAACCGGCTGGAGGCGGCCGGGGTCATCACCGGGTACCGGGCCACCGTGGACTCGGCCTCGCTCGGGCTCGGGGTCATCGCGCTGATCGGCATCTCGCTCTCGGACGCGGCCGACCACGAGGACGTCGCCCGCCGGCTCAAGGACCTCCCGGAGATCGAGGACTGCTGGTTCATCGCCGGCGACGACTCGTTCATGCTCAAGGTGCGCTCCACCGACGTCGACGGTCTCGAGCGGACGATCCGGCGGCTGAGCGGGACGAAGGGCGTCTCGCGGACCCGCACCACGGTGGTCCTCTCCACCAAGTGGGAGAACCGGGTCGGGGAGCTTCCCGAGGAGGTGTAG
- a CDS encoding UbiX family flavin prenyltransferase — MNPLKPGNAPRTPWIVGVSGASGTPYAAAVLRALLDAGEEVDLVVSRASRLTLLDETGLPFRDAHWREDLGQWLARGADGKPDSFGVDLARVRYWSAGDLAAGPSSGSYPVRGMLVVPASTACVAGVALGLSKDLLQRAASVTLKERRPLVVAVRETPLNGQTLRHLVTLDDLGAVVVPTSPAFYAGATHIQDLVDFVAGRVLDAAGIRHRLYRRWTGELGGGSADAAER; from the coding sequence GTGAACCCGCTCAAGCCAGGAAACGCGCCGCGTACGCCTTGGATCGTAGGGGTGTCCGGGGCCTCCGGCACCCCATACGCCGCCGCCGTGCTGCGTGCGCTGCTGGACGCCGGTGAGGAGGTCGACCTGGTGGTCAGCCGGGCGTCCCGGCTCACGCTGCTCGACGAGACCGGTCTCCCCTTCCGGGACGCGCACTGGCGCGAGGACCTCGGGCAGTGGCTGGCGCGCGGCGCCGACGGCAAGCCGGACTCGTTCGGCGTGGACCTGGCGCGGGTGCGGTACTGGAGCGCGGGCGACCTGGCCGCGGGGCCGTCCTCGGGGTCGTACCCGGTGCGGGGGATGCTCGTCGTGCCGGCCTCCACGGCGTGTGTCGCGGGGGTCGCCCTCGGGCTCTCCAAGGACCTGCTCCAGCGGGCGGCGAGCGTCACCCTCAAGGAGCGCAGGCCGCTGGTGGTCGCGGTCCGGGAGACACCGCTCAACGGTCAGACCCTGCGGCACCTGGTGACCCTGGACGACCTGGGCGCCGTCGTCGTGCCGACCTCGCCCGCCTTCTACGCGGGCGCCACCCACATCCAGGACCTGGTGGACTTCGTCGCCGGGCGGGTGCTGGACGCGGCCGGGATCCGGCACCGGCTGTACCGGCGCTGGACGGGGGAGCTGGGCGGCGGGTCGGCGGACGCGGCCGAGCGGTGA
- a CDS encoding rhomboid family intramembrane serine protease, with protein sequence MRDTGPAWSRGDRAKAAARLMLGWIALLWLLEIADTLSGHALDDFGIVPRVPGELIDIVPASFIHFGFGHLVANTVPLLVLGFLAALGGLRRFAAVCAFVIVADGLGVWLISPAGTNTAGASGLIFGLFGYLVVTGLLLRRPLPLITAVLITAVWGGSFALGLSPTQAGVSWQAHLLGLAAGVTAAFLFGPKPRSGPAPAGR encoded by the coding sequence GTGCGCGACACCGGACCGGCGTGGTCGAGAGGGGACCGGGCGAAGGCCGCGGCCCGGCTGATGCTGGGCTGGATCGCCCTGCTGTGGCTCCTGGAGATCGCCGACACGCTCAGCGGCCACGCGCTCGACGACTTCGGCATCGTCCCGCGCGTCCCCGGCGAGCTGATCGACATCGTCCCGGCCTCCTTCATCCACTTCGGCTTCGGGCACCTCGTCGCCAACACAGTGCCGCTCCTGGTCCTCGGCTTCCTCGCGGCGCTCGGCGGGCTCCGCAGGTTCGCCGCGGTGTGCGCGTTCGTGATCGTCGCGGACGGCCTGGGCGTGTGGCTGATATCCCCGGCAGGCACCAACACGGCGGGCGCGTCGGGCCTGATCTTCGGCCTCTTCGGCTACCTCGTCGTCACCGGGCTGCTGCTTCGCCGTCCGCTGCCCCTGATCACCGCCGTCCTGATCACGGCGGTGTGGGGCGGCTCCTTCGCCCTCGGCCTCTCCCCGACCCAGGCGGGCGTCAGCTGGCAGGCCCACCTGCTGGGCCTCGCGGCGGGCGTGACGGCCGCGTTCCTGTTCGGCCCTAAGCCACGCTCAGGCCCCGCACCAGCAGGTCGATGA
- the mqnP gene encoding menaquinone biosynthesis prenyltransferase MqnP codes for MSSEAIPGTGGTEPLRRRGGVSAFLRLVMIEHSVFALPFAYIAALTAMYEVDRSIHWTRLLLVTVCMVGLRTFAMAVNRIIDREIDARNPRTAQRELVTGAMSVRHAWTGALVALVVFLGSAALLNPLCLALAPVAVIPMVVYPYGKRFTNFPQAILGFAQAMGPIGGWLAITGTWSWDAVILGLAVGIWIGGFDLIYACQDVETDREIGVRSVPARFGIPAAIWGARGCHTVTTALFVWYAVATGAGVFFWLGLLIVAGAFVYEHTIVRPHDLTRLNRAFFSTNGFIGISLFVCALIDLLVRGLSVA; via the coding sequence GTGAGCAGCGAGGCCATCCCCGGTACGGGCGGCACGGAGCCGCTCCGCCGGCGCGGGGGCGTGTCGGCGTTCCTGCGCCTGGTGATGATCGAACACTCCGTCTTCGCGCTGCCCTTCGCGTACATCGCCGCGCTCACCGCGATGTACGAGGTGGACCGCAGCATCCACTGGACGCGGCTGCTGCTGGTCACCGTCTGCATGGTGGGGCTGCGCACGTTCGCGATGGCCGTCAACCGGATCATCGACCGGGAGATCGACGCCCGCAATCCGCGCACCGCCCAGCGCGAGCTGGTGACCGGCGCGATGTCGGTGCGGCACGCCTGGACGGGCGCGCTGGTCGCGCTGGTGGTCTTCCTGGGCTCCGCGGCGCTGCTCAACCCGCTCTGCCTGGCGCTCGCGCCGGTCGCGGTGATCCCGATGGTGGTCTACCCCTACGGCAAGCGGTTCACGAACTTCCCGCAGGCCATCCTGGGGTTCGCGCAGGCCATGGGGCCGATCGGCGGCTGGCTCGCGATCACCGGCACCTGGTCGTGGGACGCGGTGATCCTGGGGCTCGCCGTCGGCATCTGGATCGGCGGGTTCGATCTGATCTACGCCTGCCAGGACGTCGAGACGGACCGTGAGATCGGCGTCAGGTCGGTGCCGGCCCGCTTCGGCATCCCGGCGGCGATCTGGGGCGCCCGCGGCTGCCACACCGTCACGACGGCGCTGTTCGTCTGGTACGCCGTCGCGACCGGCGCCGGTGTCTTCTTCTGGCTCGGCCTGCTGATCGTCGCGGGCGCGTTCGTCTACGAGCACACGATCGTGCGCCCGCACGACCTGACCCGGCTGAACCGGGCGTTCTTCTCCACCAACGGCTTCATCGGCATCAGCCTCTTCGTGTGCGCGCTCATCGACCTGCTGGTGCGGGGCCTGAGCGTGGCTTAG
- a CDS encoding menaquinone biosynthesis decarboxylase — translation MAYDDLRSLLRALEREGDLKRVKAEVDPYLEVGEIVDRVQKAGGPALLFENVKGSSMPLAMNVFGTDRRLLKSLGLKSYGDISEKIGGLLRPELPHGFVGVREAFGKLGAMAHVPPKKVKDAPVQETVLTGDDVDLDQLPALFTWPQDGGSFFNLGLTHTKDPESGIRNLGLYRLQRHDRRTIGMHWQIHKDSRNHYQVAARRGERLPVAIAFGCPPAVTYASTAPLPGDIDEYLFAGFVSGRRIEMVDCKTVPLQVPAQAEVVLEGWLEPGEMLPEGPFGDHTGFYTPQEPFPALTIDCVTMRKRPLLQSIVVGRPPTEDGPLGRATERFFLPLLKIIVPDIVDYHLPEAGGFHNCAIVSIDKKYPKHAQKVMHAIWGAHMMSLTKLIVVVDSDCDVHDLHEVAWRALGNTDYARDLSIVEGPVDHLDHASYQQFWGGKAGVDATRKWPEEGYTRDGGWPEMVLSDQETAAKVDRRWKEYGL, via the coding sequence ATGGCTTACGACGATCTTCGCTCCCTGCTGCGGGCCCTGGAACGCGAGGGCGACCTCAAGCGCGTCAAGGCCGAGGTCGACCCGTATCTGGAGGTCGGGGAGATCGTCGACCGGGTGCAGAAGGCGGGCGGCCCCGCGCTGCTCTTCGAGAACGTGAAGGGCTCGTCGATGCCCCTCGCGATGAACGTCTTCGGCACCGACCGCCGGCTCCTGAAGTCCCTCGGCCTGAAGTCCTACGGCGACATCTCCGAGAAGATCGGCGGCCTGCTGCGGCCCGAGCTGCCGCACGGGTTCGTCGGCGTGCGCGAGGCGTTCGGGAAGCTCGGCGCGATGGCGCACGTCCCGCCGAAGAAGGTGAAGGACGCACCGGTCCAGGAGACCGTCCTGACCGGCGACGACGTCGACCTCGACCAACTGCCCGCGCTGTTCACCTGGCCGCAGGACGGCGGGTCCTTCTTCAACCTGGGCCTCACCCACACCAAGGACCCCGAGTCGGGCATCCGCAACCTCGGCCTCTACCGGCTCCAGCGGCACGACCGGCGCACCATCGGCATGCACTGGCAGATCCACAAGGACAGCCGCAACCACTACCAGGTGGCCGCGCGCCGGGGCGAGCGGCTGCCGGTCGCGATCGCCTTCGGCTGCCCGCCCGCCGTCACCTACGCCTCCACCGCGCCGCTGCCCGGCGACATCGACGAGTACCTGTTCGCCGGGTTCGTCTCCGGGCGGCGGATCGAGATGGTCGACTGCAAGACCGTCCCGCTCCAGGTGCCCGCGCAGGCCGAGGTCGTCCTGGAGGGATGGCTGGAGCCGGGCGAGATGCTGCCCGAGGGGCCGTTCGGCGACCACACCGGGTTCTACACGCCGCAGGAGCCGTTCCCGGCCCTGACCATCGACTGCGTGACGATGCGCAAGCGGCCGCTGCTCCAGTCGATCGTGGTCGGCCGGCCGCCGACCGAGGACGGGCCGCTCGGCCGGGCCACGGAACGGTTCTTCCTGCCCCTGCTGAAGATCATCGTGCCGGACATCGTGGACTACCACCTGCCCGAGGCGGGCGGCTTCCACAACTGCGCGATCGTCTCGATCGACAAGAAGTACCCGAAGCACGCGCAGAAGGTGATGCACGCGATCTGGGGGGCGCACATGATGTCCCTCACCAAGCTGATCGTCGTCGTGGACTCCGACTGCGACGTCCACGACCTGCACGAGGTCGCGTGGCGGGCGCTCGGCAACACCGACTACGCCCGTGACCTGTCGATCGTCGAAGGTCCCGTCGATCATCTGGACCACGCCTCCTACCAGCAGTTCTGGGGCGGCAAGGCCGGCGTCGACGCCACCCGGAAATGGCCCGAGGAGGGCTACACCCGCGACGGCGGATGGCCTGAGATGGTCCTCTCGGACCAGGAGACGGCGGCGAAGGTCGACCGCCGGTGGAAGGAGTACGGGCTGTGA
- a CDS encoding PLD nuclease N-terminal domain-containing protein, giving the protein MLRYLPFLLVLALMIYAFIDCLNTPEEEVRGLPKVVWIIIILLFGEVLVGPVVWLLAGKNRAGGGAGGGRQAGPQRWVAPDDNPDFLKSLNKDGKDAGAPEDGTAARDATDAGGGRAEEPPKDVTDPTGEEKGPRAD; this is encoded by the coding sequence ATGCTGAGATATCTGCCGTTCCTCCTGGTCCTGGCGCTGATGATCTACGCGTTCATCGACTGTCTGAACACGCCGGAGGAGGAGGTCCGCGGCCTGCCCAAGGTGGTCTGGATCATCATCATCCTGCTCTTCGGCGAGGTGCTGGTCGGTCCGGTCGTCTGGCTGCTCGCGGGCAAGAACCGTGCGGGCGGCGGCGCCGGCGGCGGCCGGCAGGCGGGCCCGCAGCGCTGGGTGGCGCCGGACGACAACCCCGACTTCCTGAAGTCCTTGAACAAGGACGGGAAGGACGCGGGCGCCCCGGAGGACGGGACCGCCGCGCGGGACGCCACGGACGCCGGTGGCGGCCGCGCCGAGGAGCCCCCGAAGGACGTCACCGACCCCACGGGCGAG